A portion of the Cystobacter ferrugineus genome contains these proteins:
- a CDS encoding M23 family metallopeptidase yields the protein MWWWKHRPASSPSADAGDAPEKAGAEDPAKAGALAATPSSTNPDVPPLAPTTVDPVPATPPPGAVPAVPGELSRATIRVEGPLETAVVAAAGAAVGPALAQVVTRTLVWWVDVPGDIRRGDTLDVLYEVRSNEEPLVHAVRFSSGKTGQTHRAYRFQAASDKNARYYLPSGEELELRLVNSPLDDYEQVTSLLRDGRKHKGVDFKTPVGTPVKAPFTGIVRRKNWGFRFNGNCIDLEEVGGKRRHALFLHLDELPRSLKVGDRIAVGSVLGRTGNSGRSFAPHLHYQLEAANERILDPYENHRTYRRSLPASQRAAFETEMRRQEGLLGATAMAGSGGAGN from the coding sequence GTGTGGTGGTGGAAGCACCGGCCCGCCTCGTCGCCCTCGGCCGATGCCGGGGACGCCCCCGAGAAGGCCGGGGCCGAGGATCCCGCGAAGGCCGGGGCGCTCGCCGCCACCCCGTCTTCGACCAACCCCGACGTGCCTCCCCTGGCCCCCACGACGGTGGATCCGGTGCCCGCCACCCCGCCCCCGGGCGCGGTGCCCGCCGTCCCCGGCGAGCTGTCGCGAGCCACCATCCGCGTGGAGGGCCCGTTGGAGACCGCCGTCGTCGCGGCCGCCGGAGCGGCCGTGGGACCAGCACTCGCCCAGGTGGTGACGCGCACGCTGGTGTGGTGGGTGGACGTGCCGGGAGACATCCGCCGCGGGGACACCCTGGACGTGCTCTATGAGGTGCGCTCCAACGAGGAACCCCTCGTGCACGCGGTGCGCTTCAGCAGCGGCAAGACGGGCCAGACGCACCGCGCCTACCGCTTCCAGGCCGCGAGCGACAAGAACGCCCGCTACTACCTGCCGAGTGGCGAGGAGCTGGAGCTGCGCCTGGTGAATTCGCCCCTGGACGACTACGAGCAGGTGACGTCGCTCCTGCGCGATGGCCGCAAGCACAAGGGCGTGGATTTCAAGACGCCCGTGGGCACGCCCGTCAAGGCGCCCTTCACCGGTATCGTCCGGCGCAAGAACTGGGGCTTCCGCTTCAACGGCAACTGCATCGACCTCGAGGAGGTGGGTGGAAAGCGCCGCCACGCCCTCTTCCTGCACCTGGACGAGCTGCCGCGCTCGCTCAAGGTGGGAGACCGCATCGCGGTGGGCAGCGTGCTGGGCCGCACCGGCAACAGCGGCCGCTCCTTCGCGCCCCACCTGCACTACCAGCTCGAGGCCGCCAACGAGCGCATCCTGGACCCCTACGAGAACCACCGCACCTACCGGCGCTCGCTCCCGGCGTCCCAGCGCGCCGCCTTCGAGACCGAGATGCGCCGGCAGGAGGGGCTGCTCGGGGCCACGGCGATGGCCGGCTCGGGCGGCGCGGGCAATTGA